A genomic stretch from Chitinophagaceae bacterium includes:
- a CDS encoding adenine deaminase, whose product MDAKGSFKVAGNVVNIFAKEIFYGEVEVEDGRIKTIKRLPPPSPPEGGGFILPGFIDSHVHIESSMLVPSEFAKLAVVHGTVATVSDPHEIANVCGMSGVDYMIENGKTVPFKFNFGAPSCVPATTFETAGAVLNAVDVKALLQRDEIKYLSEMMNFPGVLHADEEVMLKIKAAHELGKPVDGHAPGLRGEDARRYIKAPLNPPKGDFRLR is encoded by the coding sequence ATGGATGCTAAGGGTTCATTTAAAGTTGCAGGCAATGTGGTGAATATTTTCGCCAAAGAGATCTTTTACGGCGAAGTAGAGGTGGAAGATGGAAGAATAAAAACAATAAAACGATTACCCCCTCCATCTCCCCCTGAAGGGGGAGGGTTTATCCTTCCCGGCTTTATTGATTCCCATGTACATATTGAAAGCTCCATGCTGGTACCTTCTGAATTTGCAAAGCTGGCTGTTGTGCATGGCACGGTGGCTACGGTAAGCGATCCGCATGAAATTGCCAATGTGTGCGGCATGTCAGGGGTTGACTATATGATTGAAAACGGAAAAACAGTTCCGTTTAAATTCAACTTTGGCGCTCCCAGTTGTGTACCTGCCACCACATTTGAAACAGCAGGTGCTGTTTTAAATGCAGTTGATGTAAAAGCATTGTTGCAGAGAGATGAAATCAAATACCTGAGTGAGATGATGAACTTCCCCGGTGTGTTACATGCTGATGAAGAAGTGATGCTGAAAATAAAAGCTGCTCATGAATTGGGCAAACCTGTTGATGGACATGCGCCTGGATTGAGGGGTGAGGATGCAAGAAGATACATAAAAGCCCCCCTAAATCCCCCGAAGGGGGACTTCAGACTCCGATAA
- a CDS encoding amidohydrolase family protein, giving the protein MNDAERTEQLNAFGFHVIRFTNNEVLFETEKTINSILEKLNGLKDNEAAAFIPPLGGGGAVISTDHECFTKEEALDKLQYGMKILIREGSAAKNFEALVDLIDEYPDMMMLCSDDKHPDSLVDGHINQLCARAVAKGKNIFNILQAVCINPVLHYKLDVGLLRVGDAADFIVVDDLDHFNVQKTFIDGELVAERGTSYIVPRTSNIINHFTCSEKKEEDFFFHLNKFGHADAENIEQVYVIEAMDGQLITNKLIEPISSFKIQDHLISANTEKDFLYMVVVNRYRNAPVAKCFVKNFGFKRGAIASSVAHDSHNIIAVGVDAASICKAVNLIITSKGGVSCCAPPSFGGSWREVVLPLPVAGLMSTDDGYKVAAAYSNIDKAAKELVLALPVAGLMSTDDGYKVAAAYSNIDKEAKELGSALAAPFMTLSFMALLVIPHLKLSDLGLFDGDSFQLV; this is encoded by the coding sequence ATGAATGATGCTGAAAGAACAGAACAACTGAATGCATTTGGGTTTCATGTAATCAGGTTCACTAACAACGAAGTGTTATTTGAAACAGAAAAAACGATTAACAGCATTCTTGAAAAATTAAACGGGTTAAAAGATAATGAAGCTGCTGCCTTTATCCCCCCTTTGGGGGGTGGGGGGGCTGTAATTTCTACCGACCACGAATGTTTCACTAAAGAAGAAGCACTTGATAAGTTACAATACGGAATGAAAATTCTTATCCGTGAAGGAAGTGCAGCTAAAAACTTTGAAGCCCTGGTTGATTTGATTGATGAATATCCTGACATGATGATGCTCTGCAGCGATGATAAACATCCCGACAGTTTGGTGGATGGGCATATCAATCAACTTTGTGCAAGAGCTGTTGCTAAAGGAAAAAATATCTTCAACATTTTGCAGGCCGTCTGTATCAATCCTGTGCTGCATTACAAATTAGATGTGGGCCTGCTGCGTGTTGGTGATGCTGCAGATTTTATTGTAGTGGATGATTTGGATCACTTCAACGTACAGAAAACGTTTATCGATGGAGAACTCGTTGCAGAGCGGGGAACATCGTACATCGTACCCCGTACATCGAACATCATTAACCATTTTACCTGCTCCGAGAAAAAAGAAGAAGACTTCTTTTTCCATCTCAACAAATTCGGTCATGCTGATGCAGAGAATATAGAACAGGTGTATGTGATTGAAGCAATGGACGGACAGCTAATCACCAACAAACTCATTGAACCTATTTCATCTTTTAAAATACAGGATCATCTCATTTCAGCCAATACAGAAAAAGATTTTCTGTACATGGTTGTGGTGAACCGTTACCGCAATGCACCGGTAGCCAAATGCTTTGTAAAAAACTTCGGATTTAAAAGAGGAGCCATCGCTTCATCGGTTGCACACGACAGCCATAATATTATTGCCGTTGGTGTGGATGCAGCCAGCATTTGCAAAGCAGTAAACCTTATTATAACTTCTAAAGGTGGAGTAAGCTGTTGTGCCCCTCCCTCCTTTGGAGGGAGTTGGAGGGAGGTTGTATTGCCATTGCCTGTTGCCGGTTTAATGAGTACAGATGATGGATACAAAGTAGCAGCAGCTTACAGCAACATCGACAAAGCAGCAAAAGAACTGGTACTTGCATTACCCGTTGCCGGTTTAATGAGTACAGATGATGGATACAAAGTAGCGGCAGCTTACAGCAACATCGATAAAGAAGCAAAAGAACTCGGCTCTGCACTGGCAGCGCCTTTTATGACCCTTTCTTTTATGGCTTTACTCGTTATTCCGCATTTAAAACTCAGCGATCTGGGTTTGTTTGATGGAGATAGTTTTCAGTTGGTATAA
- a CDS encoding EI24 domain-containing protein: MLKELVIAIQAYFKAHQFIVKNKLWKWIFIPGVIYMLMFMGGIWLFWNSSTNFLDWLFNVVGIKSWLDAMNNSFLNFLFITGTIIFRLILLFFYFSLFKFLFLIVGSPVFAYLSEKTENILEGKDYPFSMQQLLHDIWRGIRLALRNTLWQTVYTISLLLFSLVPVVGWISPLIAFMIECYFYGFSMLDYSTERHKLSPSQSIAFISNRKGLAIGNGMVFFLMHIIPFVGWILAPAYAVVAATLSLYHQNENP; the protein is encoded by the coding sequence TTGCTGAAAGAACTCGTCATAGCAATACAGGCCTACTTCAAAGCTCATCAGTTTATTGTGAAGAATAAGCTATGGAAATGGATTTTTATTCCCGGTGTCATTTATATGCTCATGTTTATGGGCGGCATTTGGCTGTTCTGGAATTCAAGCACGAACTTTCTTGACTGGCTGTTTAATGTAGTTGGTATTAAGAGCTGGCTCGATGCAATGAATAACAGCTTCCTCAACTTTCTGTTCATTACCGGTACCATTATTTTCAGGTTGATCCTGCTGTTCTTTTATTTTTCACTGTTCAAATTCTTATTTCTTATTGTTGGTTCGCCTGTATTTGCATACCTGAGTGAGAAAACAGAAAACATCCTGGAAGGAAAAGATTACCCGTTCAGTATGCAGCAACTGCTGCACGATATCTGGCGTGGTATCCGTTTGGCTTTGCGGAATACATTATGGCAAACGGTTTATACCATCAGCCTCTTGTTATTTTCACTGGTTCCTGTTGTGGGATGGATCAGCCCGCTGATTGCATTTATGATTGAATGCTATTTCTATGGTTTTTCCATGCTCGATTACAGTACCGAACGACATAAACTTTCCCCATCGCAAAGCATTGCTTTTATCAGTAACCGTAAAGGGTTAGCTATTGGAAACGGCATGGTGTTTTTTCTCATGCATATTATTCCATTTGTTGGCTGGATCTTAGCACCTGCCTATGCAGTTGTAGCAGCTACCTTAAGTTTATATCACCAAAATGAAAACCCTTAA
- a CDS encoding DASS family sodium-coupled anion symporter, with amino-acid sequence MEWIKKNQYWLAFLSGVVLSLASYFFNPFDLDANANKAVAVAVLMITWWISEALPMPAVALIPLVLHPLFKIGTIEETSKAYSNPVIFLFMGGFMIGLAIEKWNLHKRIALTIVKRTGTSGDRIILGFILATGFLSMWLSNTATTMMMFPIALSVIAVMKEHEQPGSSMKNFSMVLMLVIAYASNIGGMATIIGTPPNVAFVGFIEKKYGYTVQFFDWLIVCTPLAISLLAALSWVLAKWLFPSKIKSSADANNYISSEIKALGKLSVAEKRVLVIFIITALLWITKDLLNKLNWFKLDDNMIAIIGALALFATPSGEKKDDKTHMVLEWQDTSKMAWGILLLFGGGIALANSLEKVGVMSQVGNWLAGFSHINGLALVFMVVVVSIFLSEVMSNVAQVIVFAPVLAALADALHLDPLLLGIPMTLAASAAAMMPMGTPPNAIVFSSGHIKLKDMIKAGFAMNIISIILITLFCWFVLPLVMGVVMK; translated from the coding sequence ATGGAGTGGATCAAAAAAAACCAATACTGGCTTGCCTTTCTTTCAGGCGTTGTGTTATCACTCGCCTCTTATTTCTTCAACCCCTTTGACTTAGATGCCAACGCCAATAAAGCAGTTGCTGTTGCCGTGCTCATGATCACCTGGTGGATCAGCGAAGCATTGCCCATGCCTGCTGTTGCATTGATTCCATTGGTACTGCATCCTCTTTTCAAAATTGGAACCATTGAAGAAACCTCCAAAGCTTACAGCAACCCCGTGATCTTTTTATTCATGGGTGGATTCATGATTGGTCTGGCCATTGAAAAATGGAACTTGCATAAACGCATTGCCTTAACCATTGTAAAACGTACCGGCACCAGTGGCGACCGCATCATTCTTGGTTTTATCCTGGCAACAGGTTTTCTCAGCATGTGGCTGAGTAATACCGCCACCACGATGATGATGTTTCCCATTGCACTCAGTGTAATTGCAGTGATGAAAGAACATGAACAGCCCGGCAGCAGTATGAAAAATTTCTCCATGGTGCTGATGCTCGTCATTGCATACGCCAGTAATATCGGAGGCATGGCAACCATCATCGGCACACCACCTAATGTCGCTTTTGTTGGATTCATTGAAAAAAAATATGGTTACACCGTTCAGTTTTTCGACTGGCTGATAGTTTGTACACCACTCGCCATTTCATTATTAGCAGCACTGTCCTGGGTACTGGCGAAATGGTTGTTCCCCAGCAAGATCAAAAGCAGTGCTGATGCCAATAATTATATCTCATCCGAAATAAAAGCGCTGGGTAAATTATCTGTTGCCGAAAAAAGAGTGCTGGTCATTTTTATCATTACTGCTTTGTTGTGGATCACCAAAGATTTACTCAACAAACTCAACTGGTTCAAACTCGATGATAATATGATTGCCATCATTGGTGCACTGGCTTTGTTTGCCACACCAAGCGGTGAAAAGAAAGATGATAAAACGCACATGGTATTAGAGTGGCAGGACACTTCTAAAATGGCCTGGGGAATTTTGTTATTGTTTGGCGGTGGTATTGCCTTAGCCAACTCATTGGAAAAAGTGGGTGTGATGAGCCAGGTGGGAAACTGGCTGGCAGGTTTCAGTCATATCAACGGACTGGCACTGGTGTTCATGGTTGTTGTGGTTTCCATTTTCTTAAGTGAAGTAATGAGTAATGTGGCGCAGGTAATTGTGTTTGCACCTGTACTGGCTGCACTCGCTGATGCATTACATCTTGATCCTTTGTTACTGGGTATCCCGATGACACTGGCTGCAAGTGCAGCAGCCATGATGCCGATGGGCACACCACCGAATGCCATTGTATTCAGCAGCGGACATATCAAATTAAAAGACATGATCAAAGCAGGTTTTGCAATGAACATCATCAGCATTATTTTAATTACACTGTTCTGCTGGTTTGTATTGCCGCTGGTGATGGGGGTGGTGATGAAATAG
- a CDS encoding NYN domain-containing protein has protein sequence MDNFTQDLRLAVLIDADNVPYANIKEMLEEIAKLGTPTFKRIYADWTKPTVAGWKNVLLENAITPIQQYSYSTGKNSSDSAMIIDAMDILYSGKVDGFCIVSSDSDFTRLAIRLREAGMKVIGMGEKKTLTPFITACDKFIYIEILKVEEKKPEPQGSNQAKKENKPKQKASPNTNQELIKLLTESVADLADDSGWAFLGDLGNFILKKKPDFDPRNYGFTKMLPLIKSIHRFEIDERLTGKNNTRHIYIKLK, from the coding sequence ATGGATAACTTTACACAGGATCTCCGCCTTGCTGTATTAATTGATGCAGACAATGTGCCCTATGCCAACATTAAAGAGATGCTCGAAGAAATTGCCAAACTCGGCACGCCTACGTTCAAACGTATTTATGCCGACTGGACCAAGCCCACTGTTGCAGGCTGGAAAAATGTGCTGCTGGAAAATGCCATCACTCCCATTCAGCAGTACAGTTATTCAACCGGTAAAAACTCCAGCGACAGTGCCATGATCATTGATGCCATGGATATTTTATATTCCGGTAAAGTGGATGGTTTCTGTATTGTGTCCAGTGACAGTGATTTCACCAGGCTGGCTATCCGCTTACGGGAAGCCGGTATGAAAGTAATCGGCATGGGCGAAAAGAAAACACTCACTCCTTTTATTACCGCCTGCGATAAATTTATTTACATCGAAATTTTAAAGGTAGAAGAAAAGAAACCTGAACCACAGGGAAGCAACCAGGCAAAAAAAGAAAACAAACCAAAACAAAAAGCATCACCCAATACCAACCAGGAACTCATTAAACTCTTAACTGAAAGTGTAGCTGATCTTGCTGATGACAGCGGCTGGGCTTTCTTAGGCGATCTTGGCAATTTCATCTTAAAGAAAAAACCTGATTTCGATCCGAGAAATTATGGCTTTACCAAAATGCTTCCGCTCATTAAAAGCATTCATCGTTTTGAAATTGATGAGCGGTTAACGGGAAAAAATAATACGAGGCATATTTACATAAAATTGAAATAA
- a CDS encoding DUF1572 family protein — protein sequence MELYRNEKNIWLVENNIANTAGNLCLHLVGNLNAYLGAEIGGTGYLRNRDLEFSLKDIPRAELISMVEATITVVNNALDLLTEEDLQKEYPLQVLPQKTSTEYFLVHLAAHLGYHLGQINYHRRLLDK from the coding sequence CTGGAATTATACCGCAACGAAAAAAACATCTGGCTTGTTGAAAATAATATTGCTAATACGGCTGGTAATCTTTGTCTGCATTTGGTTGGCAACCTCAATGCATATCTTGGTGCAGAGATTGGCGGCACTGGTTATCTCCGCAACAGGGATCTGGAATTTTCATTGAAAGACATTCCCCGTGCTGAACTCATCAGTATGGTGGAAGCAACCATCACTGTAGTAAACAATGCACTTGATCTTTTAACCGAAGAAGACTTACAGAAAGAGTATCCATTACAGGTGTTACCTCAAAAAACATCAACCGAATATTTTCTTGTTCATCTTGCTGCACACTTAGGTTATCATTTGGGGCAGATCAATTATCACCGCAGGTTATTAGACAAATAA